The proteins below come from a single Metarhizium brunneum chromosome 1, complete sequence genomic window:
- the Cryz gene encoding Quinone oxidoreductase — MSMKAIVISAFGPPETLVVKEVPRPAPTPKTALIRIHAFGINHAEMHMRRGEWAESVPISGIECVGTVETCPGGEFSPGTPVAALMGGLGRTIPGSYAEYTVASVNNIVALGTPGDELPMSWADVAALPESYATAWTCLFRNLDLKAGQRLLIRGATSSFGRAAVNLAVDAGAVVTGTTRSESKFGELKRLGVTNVVLEGANLGDRLQEQGASGKFDAVLELVGNSTVVESLKLVRRDGRLCLAGWLGGLDPIQGPGPKPGFNPLLQMASGVHFSFFGSFVFGSDEFPVSDVPLRDIIDKAAEGRFDARPWKVFGFGESGIRDVHRVMEAGEAGGKMVVAFEVN, encoded by the coding sequence ATGTCCATGAAAGCCATCGTCATCTCAGCATTCGGGCCTCCCGAAACTCTCGTCGTCAAAGAGGTCCCCAGACCAGCGCCTACTCCAAAAACCGCCCTCATCCGCATCCATGCCTTCGGCATCAACCACGCCGAGATGCACATGCGCCGCGGCGAATGGGCCGAATCCGTCCCCATCAGCGGCATAGAATGTGTCGGCACCGTCGAGACCTGCCCCGGCGGTGAGTTCTCACCAGGGACACCCGTCGCCGCGCTAATGGGCGGCCTTGGTCGCACAATCCCAGGCAGCTACGCAGAGTACACCGTCGCGAGCGTAAACAACATTGTTGCGCTTGGCACGCCCGGTGACGAGCTGCCTATGTCGTGGGCCGACGTTGCGGCGCTGCCAGAGAGCTACGCAACAGCCTGGACGTGTCTTTTTCGTAACTTGGACCTGAAGGCCGGCCAAAGGCTGTTGATCCGGGGTGCTACGTCGTCGTTTGGCCGCGCGGCAGTCAACCTGGCAGTTGACGCGGGAGCAGTGGTTACAGGGACCACTCGCTCGGAATCCAAGTTTGGCGAGTTGAAGAGGCTCGGCGTGACGAATGTCGTTCTTGAAGGCGCAAATCTCGGAGATAGACTTCAAGAGCAAGGTGCTTCCGGCAAGTTTGACGCTGTATTGGAGTTGGTTGGGAATTCTACCGTTGTAGAGTCCCTGAAACTGGTCAGGAGGGACGGCCGTTTGTGCCTCGCGGGCTGGCTAGGCGGACTTGATCCCATTCAGGGACCTGGACCGAAGCCCGGGTTCAATCCGTTGTTGCAAATGGCTAGCGGTGTTCATTTCAGCTTTTTTGGAAGCTTTGTGTTCGGGTCCGACGAGTTTCCCGTGTCGGATGTTCCGCTGAGGGACATTATCGACAAGGCGGCTGAAGGCAGGTTTGATGCCCGGCCGTGGAAGGTGTTTGGCTTTGGGGAGAGTGGAATTCGAGATGTGCATCGGGTCATGGAGGCGGGTGAGGCTGGAGGGAAGATGGTTGTGGCTTTTGAAGTAAACTGA
- the Cyb5r4 gene encoding Cytochrome b5 reductase 4, whose product MGLLGISLIVASVVYVIIRPPGWLAHILLQWRPSGGVIADTPTRQKRVQDDTAPRIQEDALSIEEPLHSLNGLAKKATPAESKQLKDAAVMPPSPPQSVIELPTLMVDEPEGSTTPKAMANKPSDPVPSFSLSPEPLTSSKSSSSMMPPPPLPARLSAGRMPTLPQFPAPNSAQRARGPVPNRGPPGLSVPSAGLTPPPTHSSKPQKPSRKVLLDPGHSPLDWARISGPNADLRGVEPSTPYLRVTPSMLRNQTGRKGKDAWMALNGKVYNITPYAKFHPGGIPELMRGAARDGTKLFGEIHPWVNYETMLSACLVGLLVEEPDDGSQESEMDKMD is encoded by the coding sequence ATGGGCCTTCTCGGTATCTCCCTCATAGTTGCCTCCGTCGTCTACGTAATCATCCGACCGCCAGGCTGGCTAGCGCACATACTACTTCAATGGCGCCCCTCTGGAGGCGTAATTGCAGACActccaacaagacaaaaGCGCGTCCAGGATGACACGGCGCCGAGGATACAAGAAGATGCCCTTTCCATTGAGGAACCTCTGCACTCTTTGAACGGCCTCGCAAAGAAAGCAACCCCAGCAGAATCGAAGCAGTTGAAAGATGCCGCAGTGATGCCTCCCTCCCCTCCGCAATCAGTCATCGAATTGCCCACGCTCATGGTCGACGAGCCCGAAGGTTCAACTACGCCAAAAGCAATGGCAAACAAGCCATCCGATCCAGTACCTAGCTTCTCGTTATCACCCGAACCGCTCACATCGTCCAAATCCTCGTCGAGCATGatgcctcctcctcctttgcCGGCACGTCTGTCCGCAGGACGCATGCCAACGCTGCCTCAATTCCCAGCGCCCAACTCGGCCCAGCGTGCCCGCGGACCTGTTCCAAACCGTGGACCACCAGGGCTATCTGTCCCCAGCGCTGGTCTCACCCCTCCGCCAACGCATTCAAGCAAGCCCCAAAAACCTAGCCGCAAAGTACTGCTCGACCCAGGCCACTCGCCCCTGGACTGGGCACGTATATCCGGGCCCAACGCTGACCTGCGAGGTGTCGAGCCGTCAACGCCATATCTTCGCGTTACGCCGTCCATGTTGAGGAACCAGACGGGTcgcaagggcaaggatgCTTGGATGGCGTTAAACGGCAAGGTGTACAACATTACGCCATATGCAAAGTTCCATCCTGGCGGTATTCCGGAATTAATGAGGGGAGCTGCCAGAGATGGTACCAAGTTATTCGGTGAGATCCACCCTTGGGTTAATTACGAAACCATGTTATCTGCGTGTTTAGTTGGATTATTGGTGGAGGAACCGGATGATGGTTCGCAGGAGAGTGAGATGGATAAGATGGATTAG
- the nbn gene encoding Nibrin — translation MWLLESKDAFDGRRLWLRPGKTYLFGRTASEPGQLAISHTTISRKHLTITVETVKAGFAQHLTGRSKLTIEDLGTKIGTVVNGRKIRGEKYVAAEAELEVTMGKCPSKFRITWFPVAFTFSFTSKELQTDPLTTLQERFEQLDVKLLTDYNIEHTTHVVSRKRNTAKGLQALINGKYVVTETFLDAITQAAEANDASEPSSLEQDFDTYWPSAMEHLPPRGGEPVQHPDSIYAPDRDRKDVFEGYTFIFYDKTQYNNLMAPITNGGGKAIFESITTGETHTDEFVRFVKQVAGEKGLGSFDDGSEGKGVVLVRYLPAKGGHIEWYTEFITAVSLRLDHRPIEQNEFLEAILTKDAKILRRPLEVESAPASQTAENGEPEPTLTENVTSVQTEPLIEEQPQPRRTRTTRPVKRRFAGFDDDADIDMDDLVVGSLPRDSAPGRAEKQDEGGLFVSQEPDMAGSQPPPGIYDSQARKRTASIEDDLMDGMAPAVARFKRQRLERGEDFAPPSPLPEPEPATVTAKKTKEKLNVLAMAARHREEEEARARAEREDLANLPDDIDLAEIRRLNIVEEMEIRVSTRDARTREKDVVDGRWNPKWNGMKNFKKFRSRGEATGRLPVRTIVALQEVKNKEFGIGDNYWLEDEGVERKRSPTKVRSAQSTQNSASVAEPSPRHRATHVVVSESEEEDDAPDSVRPGKQTGSVGTSSTKVTATPSQTTSTSSSRQARATQEKRSAAESLSGQRAKRQRPALRAIQADSDDSEDELKFRFGKRR, via the exons ATGTGGCTCCTGGAAAGTAAAGATGCGTTTGATG GACGGCGCCTCTGGCTTCGTCCCGGCAAGACTTACTTGTTTGGCCGAACGGCATCTGAGC CGGGACAGCTGGCAATATCTCACACAACTATTTCGCGGAAGCACTTGACGATAACTGTTGAAACCGTCAAGGCCGGATTTGCACAGCATTTGACTGGTCGGTCGAAGCTTACAATCGAAGATTTGGGCACAAAGATTGGTACAGTTGTCAATGGCCGGAAAATTCGGGGTGAAAAATATGTTGCCGCTGAAGCGGAGCTTGAGGTTACGATGGGCAAATGCCCGAGCAAGTTTAG GATAACTTGGTTTCCGGTGGCCTTTACTTTCTCATTCACCAGCAAAGAGCTACAAACGGACCCGCTCACTACGCTCCAAGAACGATTTGAGCAACTTGACGTTAAGCTTCTGACAGATTATAATATCGAGCACACAACCCATGTAGTGTCAAGAAAACGCAATACGGCAAAAGGGTTGCAAGCCCTCATAAACGGAAAATATGTTGTGACAGAAACCTTTTTGGACGCGATAACGCAAGCCGCAGAAGCAAATGACGCTTCAGAGCCTAGCTCTTTGGAACAGGATTTCGACACATATTGGCCAAGTGCAATGGAGCACCTACCACCGCGTGGAGGCGAGCCCGTACAGCATCCGGATTCGATATATGCTCCGGATCGCGACCGGAAAGACGTTTTTGAAGGCTATACCTTTATTTTCTACGACAAAACTCAGTACAATAATTTAATGGCGCCAATTACGAATGGTGGCGGAAAGGCTATTTTTGAATCCATCACAACTGGTGAGACTCACACGGACGAATTCGTCCGTTTTGTGAAACAAGTTGCGGGAGAAAAGGGCCTTGGCTCTTTTGATGATGGAAGCGAAGGCAAGGGTGTGGTTCTTGTTAGGTATTTGCCAGCTAAAGGAGGACACATCGAGTGGTACACAGAATTCATCACTGCTGTATCATTACGGCTCGACCACAGACCCATAGAACAAAATGAGTTCTTAGAGGCCATCTTGACCAAGGATGCCAAAATACTTCGGCGGCCGCTGGAAGTTGAATCAGCACCAGCTAGTCAAACAGCGGAAAATGGCGAACCTGAACCAACCTTGACGGAAAATGTTACCAGCGTACAAACCGAACCACTTATCGAGGAACAACCACAACCAAGAAGGACTCGAACCACGAGACCAGTAAAGCGACGGTTCGCTGGATTTGACGATGATGccgacattgacatggaCGACCTAGTCGTGGGTTCTCTGCCTCGAGACTCCGCGCCAGGCCGGGCGGAAAAACAGGATGAAGGGGGCCTGTTCGTTTCACAGGAGCCTGATATGGCCGGATCACAACCACCCCCTGGCATATACGATAGTCAGGCACGGAAAAGGACAGCCTCAATAGAGGATGATCTCATGGACGGCATGGCACCAGCAGTAGCTAGATTCAAGCGACAACGACTAGAAAGAGGTGAAGACTTTGCTCCACCTTCACCGTTGCCCGAGCCAGAACCTGCCACAGTCACAgcgaagaagacaaaggaaAAGCTGAACGttctggccatggctgctcgTCACCgtgaagaggaggaggcccgGGCTCGTGCTGAGCGTGAGGATCTGGCTAATCTGCCTGACGACATTGACCTAGCTGAAATCCGCCGTCTGAACATAGTGGAAGAGATGGAGATTCGCGTATCGACCCGAGATGCCAGAACCAGAGAGAAAGATGTTGTTGATGGCCGTTGGAATCCGAAATGGAATGGAATGAAAAATTTCAAAAAGTTCCGATCACGAGGCGAAGCAACGGGTAGACTACCCGTCAGAACCATCGTTGCCCTGCAAGAGGTCAAGAACAAGGAGTTTGGAATAGGTGATAATTACTGGCTGGAAGATGAAGGTGTCGAGCGGAAGAGGTCACCAACTAAGGTCCGCTCCGCTCAGAGCACGCAAAACTCAGCGTCTGTAGCAGAGCCATCGCCTCGACACCGCGCAACTCATGTTGTCGTTTCGGAGagtgaagaggaagatgacgcaCCTGACAGTGTACGACCCGGAAAACAGACAGGTTCTGTGGGAACAAGTAGCACGAAAGTCACGGCCACACCGTCACAAACTACATCGACTAGTTCATCCCGACAGGCAAGAGCAACACAAGAGAAGAGGTCTGCTGCGGAGTCATTGTCGGGCCAGCGAGCCAAAAGACAAAGGCCAGCGTTACGAGCTATTCAAGCCGATAGCGATGATAGCGAAGATGAACTTAAGTTTAGATTTGGTAAGCGACGATAG
- the acpA gene encoding Acetate permease A — translation MATENINSPATSVEKEPNGVNGVQQRHYHHHHDISQVDSGFAAASGGSLNPGLWKPYEHRKFANPAPLGLSAFALTTFVLSAINTHTRGVKEPNIVVPLAFGYGGLVQLLAGMWEIACGNTFGATALSSYGGFWISYAILLTPNWGITAPTGPYEGHVSSPLGFFLTGWFIFTTMLLLCTLRSTVMFFLLFFTLDLAFLFLACEQYANDMGNATAAVALQKTGGVFGFLAAFLAWYCALAGIQDSSNSFFQVPVFHFPWSEKAREDRRKSERQQV, via the exons ATGGCTACCGAGAACATAAACTCCCCAGCCACTTCCGTTGAGAAGGAGCCGAACGGTGTCAATGGTGTTCAACAACGTCAttaccaccaccaccacgacaTCTCGCAGGTGGATTCAGGCTTTGCCGCTGCATCAGGAGGCTCACTGAACCCTGGGCTGTGGAAGCCTTATGAACACCGCAAATTCGCTAACCCGGCTCCGCTTGGCCTCTCTGCTTTCGCCTTGACTACTTTCGTGCTCTCTGCTATCAACACCCACACTCGCGGTGTCAAGGAGCCTaatattgttgttcccttgGCGTTTGGATATGGCGGCCTGGTACAACTGTTGGCTGGCATGTG GGAAATTGCCTGCGGAAATACCTTTGGTGCTACTGCTCTGTCCTCTTATGGTGGCTTCTGGATTTCGTATGCTATCCTGTTAACCCCTAATTGGGGAATTACTGCGCCGACCGGCCCATACGAGGGCCATGTTTCCAGTCCTCTTGGGTTTTTCTTGACTGGCTGGTTCATCTTTACGACGATGCTCCTTCTCTGTACCCTTCGATCGACTGTCATGTTCTTCCTGCTTTTCTTCACTCTGGATCTGGCTTTCCTATTCCTTGCTTGCGAGCAGTATGCCAATGACATGGGCAACGCAACTGCCGCTGTCGCTCTGCAGAAGACTGGCGGTGTGTTTGGTTTCCTTGCCGCCTTCCTTGCCTGGTATTGTGCTTTGGCTGGTATTCAGGACAGCAG CAACTCTTTCTTCCAGGTTCCCGTCTTCCACTTCCCCTGGTCCGAAAAAGCTCGTGAGGATCGCAGAAAGAGCGAGCGTCAACAGGTTTAA
- the NPT1 gene encoding Nicotinate phosphoribosyltransferase has translation MDFNSSSPFPEGVISFLDTDLYKLTMQCAVFKFFKDVPVTYAFTNRTPDKKLSRVAFKWLDEQIRKLGNISLSNGEYQFLKTHCTYLTDDYLNYLRDFQLRPREQVTVTFTTVGKDSGADSDIGDIDIKIQGTWSDTILYEIPILALTSEAYFRFMDTDWNYDGQEELAFHKGMQLLEAGCITSEFGTRRRRDYHTQALVFRGLVKASKAAAEKGFPGKLSGTSNVHLAMRFGIPPVGTVAHEWFMGTAAIFDDYKKATELALRHWVGCFGSNLAIALTDTFGTAEFLHSFSLPVQTVEGGMSGDIFKNEDGSTKTYAELFTGVRQDSGDPAEYAKLMRNYYDKQGIKEKKIIVFSDSLNIERCLEYKKVSEELGFQPTFGVGTFLTNDFTHLTTGTKSVPLNIVIKLSSAAGRPAIKISDNIGKNTGDKDLVEKVKKELGYVEREWKEGDETSRWGKEENAQA, from the exons ATGGATTTCAACAGTTCGTCGCCCTTCCCCGAGGGCGTCATTTCCTTTCTCGACACCGATCTGTACAAGTTGACGATGCAATGCGCCGTCTTCAAGTTCTTCAAAGACGTTCCCGTGACATATGCTTTCACCAATCGTACACCTGATAAGAAGCTTTCAAGAGTTGCTTTTAAATGGCTTGACGAACAAATCCGAA AGCTTGGAAACATCTCCCTGTCCAATGGCGAATATCAATTTCTGAAAACACATTGCACGTATCTGACTGACGACTATCTCAATTATCTGCGCGATTTTCAACTCCGACCTAGAGAGCAAGTTACCGTCACGTTTACAACCGTTGGCAAGGATTCCGGAGCCGATTCGGATATTGGTGATATTGACATCAAGATTCAAGGAACATGGTCCGACACCATCTTGTACGAGATTCCCATTCTTGCCTTGACATCCGAAGCATACTTTCGATTCATGGATACCGACTGGAATTACGACGGCCAGGAAGAACTTGCATTTCACAAAGGCATGCAGCTCTTGGAAGCCGGTTGCATAACTTCGGAATTTGGCACTCGAAGACGACGTGACTACCACACTCAAGCCCTGGTGTTCCGCGGGTTGGTCAAGGCATCCAAGGCTGCTGCGGAGAAGGGCTTCCCTGGTAAGCTGTCTGGGACATCCAACGTACACTTGGCTATGAGGTTCGGCATTCCTCCTGTAGGAACTGTTGCCCATGAATGGTTTATGGGCACAGCTGCCATTTTTGATGACTATAAGAAAGCTACAGAACTAGCGCTTCGGCACTGGGTCGGCTGTTTCGGCTCGAATCTAGCCATTGCCTTGACAGATACATTCGGCACCGCAGAGTTTCTTCACTCTTTTAGCCTACCTGTGCAAACAGTTGAAGGCGGTATGTCAGGTGATATTTTCAAGAATGAGGACGGTTCTACCAAGACCTATGCCGAGTTGTTCACGGGCGTGCGACAAGATTCTGGAGATCCTGCGGAATATGCCAAGTTGATGCGGAATTATTACGATAAGCAGGGCATcaaagagaagaagattaTTGTATTCTCTGATTCACTCAACATCGAGCGCTGCTTGGAGTACAAAAAGGTTTCGGAGGAGCTTGGGTTCCAGCCAACATTTGGCGTTGGCACGTTCCTCACCAATGACTTTACGCACTTGACAACTGGAACCAAGTCAGTGCCCCTGAATATTGTCATCAAGCTTAGCTCCGCAGCAGGACGACCAGCTATCAAGATTAG CGACAATATTGGCAAGAATACCGGGGACAAAGACCTCGTTGAAAAGGTTAAGAAAGAGCTTGGCTACGTGGAGCGCGAATGGAAAGAGGGCGACGAGACCTCGCGATGGGGTAAAGAAGAAAATGCGCAAGCATAG